One genomic region from Thalassotalea sp. PS06 encodes:
- the bamB gene encoding outer membrane protein assembly factor BamB produces the protein MKNLNKKLLSTMLATSLLFGCASDDDEEDTSTLVAELTEIDAKFTPEVLWEQSTKKGVQHYFSRLNPVVAYGKVFTAERLGEAYAFDQETGNKLWEIDLSDIEGTRGFFDDRETARISGGGVAGYNMVVWGSENGIVYALDQETGELLWQAKVPGEVISNPALEANMVLVNTVSGSLIALDAQTGEEKWKADQSVPPLTLRGASGVVGSSGGAFIGNAKGEVVVYIVDSGQQGWATEIGEPSGATELQRIVDVDVTPVVFGDKLYGISSNGNLAALDLRSGREIWKRKYSSYRQLTVDGNQIFATDDKGHIYALNRNDGTEMWSQLSFTNRDTTGAVSVGDYVVVGDVEGYLHWLSKTDGTIVARYRVDNSAIYVTPVVSEGLIYAQSRDGELQVIKTPE, from the coding sequence GTGAAAAACCTGAACAAAAAATTATTAAGCACCATGCTGGCAACATCCTTGCTGTTTGGTTGTGCCTCTGATGATGACGAAGAAGATACCAGTACGCTGGTTGCTGAACTTACCGAAATCGATGCGAAGTTTACCCCAGAAGTGTTGTGGGAACAGTCTACGAAAAAAGGTGTTCAGCATTATTTTTCGCGCTTAAACCCAGTTGTTGCTTATGGCAAAGTGTTTACTGCCGAACGTCTTGGTGAGGCTTATGCTTTCGACCAGGAGACCGGTAATAAACTTTGGGAAATCGATTTAAGCGATATCGAAGGCACCCGTGGGTTCTTTGATGACCGCGAGACTGCACGTATTTCCGGTGGCGGTGTCGCTGGGTACAACATGGTTGTCTGGGGCAGCGAGAATGGTATTGTCTACGCCCTTGACCAGGAAACTGGTGAGTTATTGTGGCAGGCAAAAGTGCCAGGGGAAGTGATTTCTAACCCAGCACTGGAAGCCAATATGGTTCTGGTTAATACCGTTTCCGGGTCTTTAATCGCCCTGGATGCACAAACGGGTGAAGAAAAGTGGAAAGCGGATCAAAGTGTCCCGCCATTGACGTTGCGTGGCGCAAGTGGCGTTGTTGGTAGTTCTGGTGGTGCATTTATTGGTAACGCTAAGGGTGAAGTCGTTGTTTATATCGTTGATAGCGGCCAACAGGGCTGGGCGACTGAAATTGGTGAGCCTTCAGGAGCTACCGAATTACAACGCATCGTTGATGTTGATGTAACACCAGTTGTTTTTGGCGACAAGCTTTACGGTATTTCTTCTAATGGTAATCTGGCAGCCCTAGACCTTCGTTCGGGGCGTGAAATCTGGAAACGCAAATATTCATCTTATCGACAGCTAACCGTCGATGGGAATCAGATTTTCGCTACCGATGACAAAGGCCATATTTACGCCTTAAACCGCAACGACGGGACTGAGATGTGGAGTCAGTTATCATTTACTAACCGTGACACTACTGGTGCTGTGAGTGTTGGCGATTATGTTGTCGTTGGTGATGTTGAAGGCTATTTGCATTGGTTAAGCAAAACTGATGGTACTATTGTAGCCCGATATCGAGTCGATAACAGTGCCATCTATGTAACGCCAGTGGTGAGTGAGGGTCTTATATACGCACAGTCACGTGACGGTGAACTGCAGGTTATCAAAACCCCAGAGTAG
- the guaB gene encoding IMP dehydrogenase, protein MLRIAQEALTFDDVLLVPAHSTVLPHTANLKTKLTEKIELNVPILSASMDTVTDARLAIALAQEGGLGFIHKNMTAEQQAANVRQVKKFESGIVSDPVTVGPDMSIGEVRKLADELKFSGFPVVDADNNLVGIITGRDMRFETNSEKPVSELMTSKDRLITVKPDATREEILNLMHTNRIEKILMINDDFELVGMITVKDYQKAESKPNACKDEFGRLRVGAAVGVGAGTDERIAALVAAGVDILLIDTSHGHSQGVIDRVKKTRAEYPDLQIVAGNVATAEGAKALAEAGANAVKVGIGPGSICTTRIVTGCGVPQITAISEAVKGVAGLNVPIIADGGIRFSGDIAKALVAGAHCVMVGSMLAGTEEAPGEVELYQGRYYKSYRGMGSLGAMNQKEGSSDRYFQKADEADKLVPEGIEGRVAYKGPMAAIIHQQIGGIRSAMGLTGCASIDEMRTKPQFVKITAAGMGESHVHDVTITKEAPNYRLG, encoded by the coding sequence ATGCTAAGAATCGCTCAAGAAGCCCTGACATTCGACGATGTACTGCTCGTACCTGCCCACTCGACTGTCTTACCCCACACCGCAAATCTTAAAACCAAATTAACCGAAAAGATAGAACTTAATGTGCCAATTTTATCTGCATCCATGGATACAGTTACCGACGCACGTTTAGCCATTGCTCTTGCTCAGGAAGGTGGTTTAGGTTTTATCCATAAAAACATGACCGCTGAACAACAAGCTGCGAATGTTCGCCAGGTTAAGAAGTTCGAGAGTGGTATCGTCAGTGATCCGGTAACCGTTGGTCCTGATATGAGCATCGGTGAAGTTCGTAAACTGGCTGATGAACTGAAATTTTCAGGTTTCCCTGTTGTCGATGCTGACAATAATTTGGTGGGTATTATCACCGGTCGCGATATGCGTTTTGAAACTAACTCTGAAAAGCCGGTTTCAGAATTGATGACCAGCAAAGATCGGTTAATCACGGTAAAGCCAGATGCAACCCGTGAAGAAATCTTAAACCTGATGCACACCAATCGTATCGAAAAGATCCTAATGATCAATGACGATTTTGAGTTGGTGGGTATGATCACCGTTAAGGATTACCAAAAAGCGGAAAGCAAGCCAAACGCCTGTAAGGATGAGTTCGGTCGCTTACGTGTTGGTGCCGCTGTTGGCGTTGGTGCTGGTACCGATGAGCGTATCGCCGCATTAGTTGCCGCTGGTGTTGATATTCTGCTGATTGATACCTCTCACGGTCATTCACAAGGGGTTATTGATCGCGTTAAGAAAACTCGTGCTGAATATCCTGACTTACAAATCGTTGCTGGTAACGTTGCAACTGCTGAAGGCGCTAAGGCCCTGGCTGAAGCCGGTGCCAATGCCGTTAAAGTCGGTATCGGCCCAGGCTCAATCTGTACTACCCGTATCGTAACCGGTTGTGGTGTACCACAAATTACCGCGATTTCTGAAGCCGTTAAAGGTGTTGCAGGTCTTAATGTTCCAATCATTGCTGATGGTGGTATTCGTTTCTCTGGTGATATCGCTAAAGCTCTTGTTGCTGGTGCTCACTGTGTCATGGTTGGCAGTATGCTTGCCGGTACCGAAGAAGCGCCGGGTGAAGTTGAACTGTATCAGGGCCGTTACTACAAGTCTTACCGTGGCATGGGCTCTTTAGGTGCAATGAACCAGAAAGAAGGCTCAAGCGATCGTTATTTCCAAAAAGCCGATGAAGCCGACAAGTTGGTACCTGAAGGTATCGAAGGTCGCGTTGCTTATAAAGGGCCAATGGCGGCGATCATCCACCAACAAATTGGTGGTATTCGTTCAGCAATGGGCTTAACCGGTTGTGCAAGCATTGATGAAATGCGCACTAAGCCACAGTTCGTGAAGATTACTGCTGCTGGTATGGGGGAATCACATGTTCACGATGTCACCATTACCAAGGAAGCGCCTAACTATCGATTAGGCTAA
- a CDS encoding YfgM family protein, giving the protein MEIYQSEEQQVEAIKKFWKDNGNSIIAGLVIGLGGFIGFNYYQNSQIEAMESASSQYQQNIEVMNTNGEEFRTNSKTFINEHKDSSYASFTALALAKDAASHGDYKEAEKQLSSAAELAPSEEVKAIAQLRLARVQIQQENIDAALATLAKPFPEKFAATVAETKGDAYLLSGDKQQARSAYQSAVVAGGLESSPQLQMKLDDLAIAVNVAG; this is encoded by the coding sequence GTGGAAATTTATCAATCTGAAGAACAACAAGTAGAAGCAATTAAGAAGTTTTGGAAAGATAACGGTAATTCCATTATCGCTGGTCTGGTAATCGGATTAGGGGGCTTTATCGGCTTTAACTATTACCAAAATAGCCAAATCGAAGCGATGGAATCCGCTTCTAGCCAGTATCAGCAAAACATCGAAGTGATGAATACTAACGGTGAAGAATTCCGCACCAACAGCAAAACGTTTATCAACGAGCATAAAGATTCAAGCTATGCCTCGTTCACCGCACTTGCGTTGGCAAAAGATGCGGCATCACATGGTGATTACAAAGAAGCTGAGAAGCAACTTAGCAGTGCTGCCGAACTTGCACCAAGCGAAGAAGTTAAAGCTATCGCTCAGCTGCGTTTGGCACGTGTGCAAATTCAACAAGAGAATATCGACGCAGCACTAGCAACGTTAGCGAAACCTTTCCCTGAAAAGTTCGCGGCAACCGTAGCTGAAACGAAAGGTGATGCCTACCTGTTAAGCGGCGACAAGCAACAGGCGCGCAGTGCGTATCAATCTGCGGTTGTTGCAGGTGGTTTGGAATCAAGCCCGCAATTACAAATGAAACTGGACGATTTAGCGATTGCCGTAAACGTTGCTGGTTAA
- a CDS encoding VOC family protein — MLHLEHINLVVKDLPSTLVFYQAAFPHWSVRGGDSDTWYGTQRNWIRFGDDYQYLTFNDHGQGNNRDLTSSQLGLVHFAFVTSDLCALISRLGADDPFRRHVYFIDPSGYEVEFVEYLSDLPSERNRY; from the coding sequence ATGTTACATCTCGAACATATAAACCTAGTCGTCAAAGATTTACCTTCCACATTAGTTTTCTATCAAGCCGCTTTTCCCCATTGGTCAGTAAGAGGTGGTGATAGTGACACCTGGTATGGTACCCAACGAAACTGGATTCGTTTCGGGGACGATTATCAATACTTAACGTTTAACGACCATGGTCAGGGTAACAATCGCGACCTGACCTCCAGTCAACTGGGTCTTGTCCACTTCGCATTTGTTACCTCTGATCTTTGCGCACTCATTTCACGCCTTGGTGCCGATGACCCGTTTCGACGCCATGTTTATTTTATCGACCCAAGCGGTTATGAAGTTGAATTTGTTGAGTACCTAAGTGACTTACCGTCTGAGCGAAACCGCTACTAG
- a CDS encoding glutathione S-transferase family protein: MDLYGSTTSPFVRRTRLLSAAKLNNALTFHDMDIFDAKGRELLTRHNPTLKVPFVVDGEQHIYDSRVVFRYLTEKYALEPLTWPQENQLTLIDAASDSLVEILLLMRSGIDPSQNALFFNLQRERLTQIFAELEKQVEQGEYDDWNYPAICLYCLIDWAMFRELVDFLPYPSLVRFHDTQKQRPDAVATDPR, from the coding sequence ATGGATTTATATGGTTCAACCACATCACCCTTTGTGCGCCGCACCAGGTTGCTGTCAGCTGCAAAATTAAATAATGCCCTAACTTTTCATGATATGGATATTTTTGATGCAAAAGGCCGGGAGTTACTTACTCGCCATAACCCAACGCTGAAAGTGCCATTTGTTGTTGATGGTGAGCAGCATATTTACGACTCGCGGGTAGTTTTTCGTTATTTAACTGAAAAATATGCTCTTGAACCATTAACCTGGCCGCAGGAAAATCAATTGACGCTAATTGATGCTGCCAGTGATTCCTTAGTAGAAATTTTACTGTTAATGCGAAGTGGCATCGACCCATCGCAAAATGCTCTGTTTTTTAATCTGCAACGTGAGCGGTTAACGCAAATATTTGCCGAACTGGAAAAGCAGGTTGAGCAGGGCGAGTACGATGATTGGAATTATCCAGCGATTTGTTTGTACTGTTTGATTGATTGGGCGATGTTTCGCGAGTTAGTAGACTTCCTGCCTTATCCATCATTGGTCAGATTCCATGATACCCAAAAGCAACGTCCGGATGCGGTTGCTACCGACCCCCGATAA
- the der gene encoding ribosome biogenesis GTPase Der yields the protein MLPVVALVGRPNVGKSTLFNRLTRTRDALVADYPGLTRDRQYGQAEVEGQAFIVIDTGGIVGNEEGIDALMAEQSLMAIDEADAVLFLVDARAGLTSADESIADYLRKQSKKVFLVANKIDGIDADSAVAEFYHLGLGDTVHQIAAAHNRGVTQLLNLALAPHIDGLAHSDDDENSDLDHDYDSGVHLEEGEEFDDSEETAQDDKIKLAIIGKPNVGKSTLTNRILGEERVVVYDMPGTTRDSVYIPMERGDREYTLIDTAGIRRRKNVTDAVEKFSVIKTLQAIEDANVVLLVIDARDGITDQDLSLLGYVLESGRSLVLVVNKWDGLDNDIKDRVKSELDRRLGFIDFARLHFISALHGTGVGHLFESVEEAFDSATRRTSTAMLTKIMDMAVFDHQPPMVNGRRIKLKYAHAGGYNPPIIVIHGNQVNALPQSYKRYLMNYFRKALKIMGTPIKVEFRGTSNPFSNKRKLTYTEQKKRARATQGYKTKD from the coding sequence ATGCTTCCTGTTGTTGCTCTGGTTGGGCGGCCTAATGTAGGTAAATCAACTCTTTTTAACCGTTTAACCAGGACTCGAGATGCACTTGTGGCAGATTACCCGGGCCTTACCCGCGATCGTCAATATGGACAGGCGGAAGTCGAAGGGCAAGCTTTTATTGTCATCGATACCGGTGGTATCGTCGGCAATGAGGAAGGTATTGATGCATTGATGGCGGAACAATCGCTTATGGCCATTGATGAAGCTGACGCGGTATTGTTTTTGGTTGACGCAAGGGCGGGTTTAACTTCTGCGGATGAATCGATTGCCGATTACCTTCGTAAGCAAAGCAAAAAAGTCTTTTTAGTGGCGAATAAAATTGATGGCATCGACGCAGATTCTGCGGTGGCTGAATTTTATCATCTGGGACTTGGCGACACCGTTCATCAAATAGCTGCGGCACATAACCGAGGTGTAACCCAATTATTAAACCTTGCTTTGGCGCCACATATCGATGGTTTGGCGCACAGCGATGACGACGAAAATTCTGACCTTGATCACGACTACGATTCAGGTGTGCACCTGGAAGAAGGTGAAGAGTTTGATGACAGTGAAGAAACCGCTCAAGACGACAAAATCAAGCTGGCGATCATCGGTAAACCAAATGTTGGTAAATCGACTCTGACTAACCGCATTCTCGGTGAAGAGCGTGTGGTTGTTTATGATATGCCTGGCACAACACGCGACAGTGTGTACATTCCCATGGAACGAGGTGATCGCGAGTACACCTTAATTGATACCGCAGGTATTCGTCGCCGTAAAAATGTTACCGATGCCGTTGAAAAGTTTTCGGTTATTAAAACCCTGCAAGCGATTGAAGATGCCAACGTCGTATTATTGGTTATCGATGCCAGAGACGGCATAACCGACCAGGATTTATCCTTATTAGGATATGTTCTTGAATCCGGTCGCTCGCTAGTGTTGGTTGTCAATAAATGGGATGGTCTTGATAATGATATTAAAGACCGTGTTAAATCCGAGCTTGATCGTCGCTTAGGTTTTATCGACTTTGCCCGATTACACTTTATTTCCGCCCTTCACGGTACTGGTGTCGGACATTTGTTTGAATCGGTGGAAGAAGCATTTGATTCAGCAACCCGTCGCACATCAACGGCAATGCTGACTAAAATCATGGATATGGCGGTCTTTGATCACCAGCCGCCAATGGTGAATGGCCGTCGTATCAAACTAAAATACGCCCATGCTGGTGGCTATAATCCGCCAATTATTGTAATCCACGGCAATCAGGTGAATGCTCTGCCGCAATCCTACAAGCGTTATTTGATGAACTATTTCCGCAAAGCGCTAAAAATTATGGGGACACCAATTAAGGTAGAATTCAGAGGCACCTCTAACCCATTTTCGAATAAGCGCAAGCTCACCTACACAGAGCAAAAAAAGCGTGCAAGGGCTACGCAGGGTTATAAAACTAAAGATTAA
- a CDS encoding flavodoxin family protein: MLASSHANGNTGRLARQVAKDIKAPIIDINDFKIRPYCYDNLNQNDGSMELVDLCLCYQQIVFASPVYWY; the protein is encoded by the coding sequence TTGCTGGCGAGCAGCCATGCGAATGGTAATACCGGCAGATTAGCGAGGCAGGTCGCCAAGGATATCAAGGCGCCAATCATCGATATTAACGATTTTAAAATTCGCCCATATTGCTATGACAATCTCAATCAAAATGATGGTTCTATGGAGTTGGTTGATTTGTGTCTTTGCTATCAGCAAATCGTGTTTGCATCCCCTGTGTATTGGTATTAG
- the xseA gene encoding exodeoxyribonuclease VII large subunit, which produces MTPNYQQKRHILQVSELTKKVRFLLESEMRTLWLCGEISNFLAAGSGHWYLSLKDSKAQVRCAMFRGNNRHVRIKPANGQQVLVKAKVTLYEPRGDFQLIIEQMEDAGEGLLRQKFEQLKAQLHQEGLFDQRYKQPIPESIRTVGVITSATGAAVHDILTVMKRRNPGVKVIIYPTLVQGDGAAEQIAETIEVADLRDECDVLIVGRGGGSLEDLWSFNEEVVVRAIFACEIPVISAVGHEVDVSLSDYVADMRAATPSAAAEIVTKDNKALFDKLKHYQQRLSHIAKQKLFGLQRLQERLQHRLALTHPQQQLQKQQQLADDLQQRLSMALLNQLQQKQLRFERLQVQLDKLSPASSLPLNRTRLQVLDNRLRTAMLATQDKSRMALANIAHNLNIVSPLATIARGYSITRDEAGNIIRSVASTDVGREINVQFSDGHVQAKVLNKQSD; this is translated from the coding sequence ATGACACCGAATTATCAGCAAAAACGCCACATATTGCAGGTTAGCGAACTGACCAAAAAGGTACGATTCCTGTTAGAATCGGAAATGCGCACGTTATGGCTATGCGGCGAAATTTCTAACTTTCTTGCTGCCGGTTCCGGACACTGGTATCTATCGTTAAAGGATAGTAAAGCTCAGGTGCGCTGCGCGATGTTTCGGGGCAATAATCGTCATGTCAGAATAAAGCCGGCGAACGGCCAACAGGTTCTGGTAAAGGCAAAGGTGACTTTGTATGAGCCTCGCGGTGATTTCCAATTAATTATTGAACAAATGGAAGATGCCGGAGAAGGTTTACTCCGGCAAAAATTCGAGCAACTGAAAGCTCAACTGCATCAGGAGGGGTTATTTGATCAAAGATACAAACAGCCGATTCCTGAATCGATTCGCACTGTTGGGGTAATCACCTCGGCAACCGGCGCTGCTGTACACGATATTCTAACGGTAATGAAACGTCGAAACCCAGGTGTTAAGGTAATTATCTACCCGACTCTGGTTCAGGGTGATGGTGCTGCCGAGCAAATTGCTGAAACTATCGAGGTTGCCGATCTTCGTGACGAATGTGATGTGTTGATCGTCGGCCGAGGTGGCGGTTCTCTCGAAGATCTCTGGTCATTTAATGAGGAAGTCGTGGTTCGTGCTATCTTTGCCTGTGAAATTCCGGTGATCAGTGCCGTAGGTCACGAAGTCGATGTCAGCCTCAGCGATTACGTTGCCGATATGCGCGCGGCAACACCATCTGCGGCTGCAGAAATAGTAACTAAAGACAACAAAGCGTTATTCGATAAATTAAAGCACTATCAGCAACGCCTCAGTCATATTGCCAAGCAAAAGCTATTCGGTTTACAACGACTACAGGAAAGACTGCAACATCGTCTTGCTCTTACTCATCCGCAACAGCAGCTGCAAAAACAGCAACAATTGGCGGATGATTTACAACAACGCCTGTCCATGGCACTGCTCAATCAATTGCAACAAAAACAGCTTAGGTTTGAACGTTTGCAAGTGCAGTTAGACAAGCTGTCGCCTGCCTCATCATTGCCACTGAATAGGACGCGCTTACAGGTTCTCGATAATCGATTGCGAACGGCAATGCTCGCCACTCAGGATAAAAGCCGGATGGCGCTGGCAAATATCGCCCATAACCTGAATATTGTCAGCCCTCTGGCAACCATCGCCCGAGGTTACAGTATTACCCGAGACGAAGCGGGCAATATTATTCGCTCCGTTGCAAGTACTGACGTTGGCAGGGAAATAAACGTACAGTTTAGCGATGGACACGTTCAGGCGAAGGTGTTAAATAAACAATCTGACTAA
- a CDS encoding DUF2884 family protein, translated as MKKLMLASVIGSVCLLGTANAHEDKDHLTFSSDHCSINMNYGVVVENDTIRFLDNDNTIVQINNQKDLFVKGKQIDLTDDQQALVSDYASGVNQQIPKVVNIALDAVEIAFSALSHVATGLTGEDSSSAESLNQSFAKIKEKVSTRFHAEDGSVYLAEQDFDDIDQFIEDELEGEIENLVVNSVGDILIAVGQAMNDEEGDFEQKMEAFGERMERMGEEIEVAVEDQAEELGAQAETLCADLHDLNELEDELTSNVDALADFNLIEVED; from the coding sequence ATGAAAAAGTTGATGTTAGCCAGTGTGATCGGTTCAGTATGTTTGCTGGGCACAGCCAATGCTCATGAAGACAAGGATCACCTAACCTTTAGTTCTGATCATTGTTCAATCAATATGAATTACGGCGTCGTTGTTGAAAACGATACCATTCGCTTTTTGGACAACGATAACACCATAGTGCAAATCAACAACCAAAAAGACCTGTTCGTTAAGGGCAAGCAGATTGACCTTACTGATGATCAACAGGCACTAGTTTCTGACTACGCCAGTGGCGTAAACCAGCAAATTCCTAAAGTCGTCAATATTGCGCTTGATGCGGTAGAAATTGCTTTTTCAGCGTTATCTCACGTAGCCACTGGCTTAACGGGCGAAGATAGCAGTTCCGCAGAATCACTTAACCAGTCATTTGCGAAAATCAAAGAAAAGGTGAGCACTCGCTTTCATGCTGAAGACGGTTCGGTATACCTTGCTGAACAAGACTTTGATGATATCGACCAGTTTATTGAAGACGAGTTAGAGGGCGAGATTGAAAATCTGGTAGTCAACTCAGTAGGTGATATTCTGATTGCCGTAGGTCAGGCGATGAATGATGAGGAAGGCGATTTCGAGCAAAAAATGGAAGCCTTTGGCGAGCGCATGGAACGCATGGGTGAAGAGATTGAAGTGGCTGTTGAAGATCAGGCTGAAGAGTTAGGAGCTCAGGCGGAAACTCTATGTGCTGACTTACACGACCTCAACGAATTGGAAGACGAGCTGACCAGTAACGTCGACGCACTTGCAGACTTCAACCTGATTGAAGTAGAAGACTAA
- the guaA gene encoding glutamine-hydrolyzing GMP synthase, whose protein sequence is MSQDIHDHRILILDFGSQYTQLIARRVREIGVYCELWAWDVTEEQIREFNPSGIILAGGPESVTEANSPRAPEYVFNANVPVLGICYGMQTMAEQLGGSVESSEHKEFGYAAVEIIKESSLFKLIEDSIGANGNALLDVWMSHGDKVSDIPEGFTTIAQTPSCKYAAMANEDKQFYGVQFHPEVTHTKQGKRILEHFVIDICHCEKLWTPSSIIEDAIDKMKQQIGDDEVVLGLSGGVDSSVVAMLLHRAIGDKLTCVFVDNGLLRLNEGQQVMDMFGDHFGLNIVHVNAEDRFLDRLAGVDEPEAKRKIIGNVFVEVFDEEASKLANAKWLAQGTIYPDVIESAASKTGKAHVIKSHHNVGGLPEDMELGLVEPLRELFKDEVRKIGLELGLPYDMLYRHPFPGPGLGVRVLGEVKKEYCDLLRRADAIFIEELHKADLYHKVSQAFTVFLPVRSVGVMGDGRKYDWVVSLRAVETIDFMTAHWAHLPYDFLGLVSNRIINEIDGISRVVYDISGKPPATIEWE, encoded by the coding sequence ATGAGTCAAGATATTCATGATCATCGAATATTAATATTGGACTTCGGTTCCCAATACACCCAGTTAATTGCCCGTCGCGTGCGCGAAATTGGTGTTTATTGTGAGCTTTGGGCCTGGGACGTAACCGAAGAGCAAATCCGTGAATTTAATCCATCAGGGATTATCTTAGCGGGTGGCCCGGAATCTGTTACCGAAGCAAATTCACCACGGGCACCGGAATATGTATTTAATGCAAATGTTCCGGTATTAGGGATTTGTTATGGTATGCAGACCATGGCAGAACAGCTTGGTGGTAGCGTTGAAAGTTCTGAACATAAAGAGTTCGGTTACGCGGCAGTAGAAATCATCAAAGAGTCTTCATTGTTTAAGCTTATTGAAGATAGCATCGGCGCTAATGGCAATGCGCTTTTAGATGTGTGGATGAGCCACGGCGATAAAGTTTCTGACATTCCCGAAGGCTTTACTACCATTGCCCAGACACCAAGCTGTAAATATGCAGCAATGGCGAACGAAGATAAGCAATTTTACGGCGTTCAATTTCACCCGGAAGTTACTCATACCAAACAGGGTAAGCGTATTCTTGAGCATTTTGTTATCGATATCTGTCATTGTGAAAAGCTTTGGACACCAAGCTCTATCATCGAAGATGCTATCGACAAGATGAAGCAACAAATCGGTGATGATGAAGTGGTACTTGGTCTGTCAGGTGGCGTTGATTCTTCCGTTGTTGCCATGCTGTTGCACCGCGCAATTGGTGACAAGCTTACCTGCGTATTCGTTGACAACGGCTTGCTTCGTCTCAACGAAGGCCAGCAGGTCATGGATATGTTTGGTGACCACTTTGGTTTGAATATCGTCCATGTTAATGCCGAAGACCGATTTCTTGACCGTCTTGCTGGCGTTGATGAGCCGGAAGCAAAACGTAAGATTATCGGTAATGTTTTCGTTGAAGTATTCGACGAAGAAGCGAGTAAACTTGCGAACGCTAAGTGGTTAGCACAGGGTACGATTTACCCAGACGTTATTGAATCAGCAGCGTCGAAAACCGGTAAAGCTCATGTGATTAAGTCGCACCACAATGTGGGGGGCTTGCCAGAAGATATGGAATTAGGTTTGGTTGAGCCGCTACGTGAACTATTCAAAGATGAAGTTCGCAAAATTGGTTTAGAGCTGGGTCTTCCATATGACATGCTTTATCGTCATCCATTCCCGGGGCCAGGTTTAGGTGTTCGTGTTCTTGGCGAAGTTAAGAAAGAATACTGCGATTTGTTGCGTCGTGCTGATGCGATCTTCATTGAAGAGCTACACAAAGCCGATCTTTATCATAAAGTCAGCCAGGCATTTACGGTATTCTTGCCGGTACGCTCTGTTGGCGTCATGGGCGATGGTCGCAAGTATGACTGGGTTGTTTCCCTGCGTGCGGTGGAAACTATCGACTTTATGACGGCACACTGGGCACATTTGCCTTACGATTTCTTGGGTCTGGTTTCAAACCGAATCATTAACGAAATCGATGGTATTTCCCGTGTTGTTTACGATATCTCAGGTAAGCCACCTGCGACTATCGAATGGGAATAA